In a genomic window of Scyliorhinus torazame isolate Kashiwa2021f chromosome 5, sScyTor2.1, whole genome shotgun sequence:
- the LOC140419769 gene encoding uncharacterized protein: MGKPWKCGDCGNGFGSPSELETHRRTHTGERPFTCSQCEKGFSKLSTLLRHQRVHTEEKPFTCSECGKGFRDSSNLLTHQQIHSGERPFTCTVCGKSFTQLSSLPRHQRIHSGERPFTCSMCGKECTQLSNLLTHQRIHSGERPFACSICGKGFTNSSNLLTHQRVHTGEKPFTCSVCGKGFNVFSNLQTHQRVHTGERPFTCSVCGKGFINSSNLLTHERVHTEEKPFICSMCGKGFRNSSHLLRHQRVHK; the protein is encoded by the coding sequence atggggaaaccgtggaaatgtggggattgtgggaatggATTTGGATccccgtctgagctggaaactcatcggcgcactcacaccggggagagaccgttcacctgctctcagtgtgagaagggattttctaagttatccaccctgctgagacaccagcgagttcacactgaggagaaaccattcacgtgctccgagtgtgggaaaggattcagagatTCCTCCAATCTGCTGACACATCAACAAATACACtctggcgagaggccattcacctgcaccgtgtgtgggaagagtttcactcagttatccagcctgccgagacaccagcgaattcactctggggagagaccattcacctgctccatgtgtgggaaagaaTGCACTCAGTTATccaatctgctgacacaccagcgaatccactctggggagagaccgttcgccTGCTccatctgtgggaagggatttactaattcatccaacctgctgacacaccagcgagttcacaccggggagaaaccattcacctgctccgtgtgtgggaagggatttaatgttttctccaacctgcagacacaccagcgagttcacactggagagagaccattcacctgctccgtgtgtgggaagggatttattaattcatccaacctgctgacacacgagcgagttcacactgaggagaagccatttatctgctccatgtgtgggaaaggattcagaaattcatcccacctgctgagacaccagcgagttcacaagtaa